The region TCGGGTGTCACCGTCCCCAGACGTGACCCGCGCGGAGTGTCTTCCGTGCGCTCGACCAATGTTCGTCCCATCCCACGTCGCCCCTGTTGTTGTGGCTTCTCTTTGGAACGATCGCTGGTTAAGGCCGTAATGTCACGCCCAGATTTTCCGGAATACCATTCTGGGTGGTCGAGCCGCATCCGTAATATCCCGGATACCCCCTGGTCAGGGCGTTAGTAAAGGTTTTCGGACTCAGTCGCCGTCCGAAGTGGAAATTTCACGCACCACATCAGCGCCAAGCGCCTGCATGCGCTGCGCGAGCGCGCCGTGGCCGCGGTCGATGAGATAACCCGTCCCGATCGACGTCTCTCCCTCGGCGGCGAGACCGGCGAGCACGAGTGCGATTCCGGACCTGAGGTCGTGGGCCGTCACGCCGGCGCCGCGCAGCGGCGTCGGACCGTGCACCACCGCCCGGCTCCCCTCCACCTCGACGTTCGCGCCCATCTTGTTGAGCTCGCCCGCGAGCGCGAAACGGCCGTCGAAGATGCGCTCGTGGATGTAGCTGGAGCCCTCGGCGAGGCAGGCCACCGTCATCAGGGGCGACTGCAGGTCGGTCGCGAAGCCGGGGTAGGTGTCGGTGATCACGTTGATCGGGCGCAGCGGCCGGTCGCGGCGCACCTGCAGGACCGCGCCGTGCTCCTCGAACTCGACGCCCATCTGCTCCAGCTTCCACCGGACCACGCCGAGGTGTTCCAGCGAGGCGCCGACCAGGCTCACCTCGCCCCCGGTGATCGCCGCGGCCATGGCGAACACGCCCGCGTCGAGCCGGTCGGGCATCACCGTGTGCTCGACCGCGGTCAGCTCGTCGACGCCCTCGACCGTGATGAAGCCGGTCCCGCCGCCGCGGATGCGCGCCCCCATCCGGCTCAGCATCGTGATGACGTCGAGCACCTCGGGTTCGAGCGCCGCGTTCTCGATCACGGTGGTGCCCCGGGCGAGCGAGGCGGCCATGATCAGGTTCTCGGTGCCGGTGTGGGAGGGGGTGTCGAGATAGAGCGGAGCGCCGAGCAGGCCGCCGGCCTTGATGTGGATGACGGACTCGCCCTCGTCCACCATCGCGCCGAGGCGCTTGTAGCCGAGGTAGTGGAAGTCGAGGTTGCGGCTGCCGAGGTTGCAGCCGCCGATGCCCTCGATGATCGCCTCACCGAGGCGGTGGAGCAGGGCCGGGACGAACAGTACCGATCCCCGGAACCGGCGGGCGATCTCGGCGGGAAGGACCGGGCTGGTCAGCCGGGAGGCGTCGATGACGAGCGTCCGCTCGCTCTCGTGGAACTCCACCTTCGCCCCGATGGACTCGGCGAGCTCCACCGCCCGGCGCACGTCCTCGATGACGGGCACGTTGCGGAGCACCGTACGGCCTTCGGCCGCGAGCAGCGCCGCCCCGATCATGGGCAGTACGGCGTTCTTCGCGCCCTGGATGAAGGCGGTTCCACGCAGTACGTTGCCACCGCGCACGCGGTAACTGACCATTAATTCGACTCCTATGTTGGGGGAAAGATGGGGACTCGCGTCGGCCGGCAGCCACGTCGTCGGCGAAGACGTCGGATTAGAGTAGCCGCTGTGTAGCCGCTGTCCCGGGCGTTTCAGGGAGGAACTACCCCAAGAACGCATGGGGGAACGGATCACGCGAGAGGACATGTGTGACGCTTGTGGCTCAGGCGCGGAAGCGCTCTCCGGTGAGGCGCTCGTACGCCTCGACATAGCGGCCGCGCGTGCGCTCGACGATCTCGTCCGGCAACGGCGGAGGGGCCTCGCCGGAGGCCCTGTCCCAGCCCGACGCGGGCGACAGCAGCCAGTCGCGGACGAACTGCTTGTCGAACGACGTCTGGGAGCGGCCCGGCTCCCACTGGCCCAGCGGCCAGAAGCGCGACGAGTCGGGCGTCAGCACCTCGTCGCCCAGGGTCAGCGTGCCGTCGGAGTCCCAGCCCAGCTCGATCTTGGTGTCGGCCAGGATGATGCCGCGCTCCAGGGCGATCTCCGCCCCCCGGCGGTAGACGCCGAGGGTGATGTCACGCAGCCGCCCGGCCACGTCCGCGCCCACCTCGGCCACGACCTGCTCGAACGTCATCGGCTCGTCGTGCTCGCCCATCGGCGCCTTCGTCGACGGCGTGAAGATCGGCTCGGGCAGCCGCGACCCGTCGGTGAGCCCGTCCGGCAGCCGCACGCCGGAGACGACGCCCTCCCTGCGGTAGTCGGTCAGCCCGGAGCCCGTGAGGTAGCCGCGGGCCACGCACTCCACCGGCACCATCCGCAGCTTCCGGCAGAGCACCCCGCGCCCGGCGAACTCCGCGGGCACGTCGGCCGAGACGACGTGATTGGGCACGACGTCCTTGAGCTGCTCGAACCACCACAGCGACAGCCGGGTGAGAATCTCCCCCTTATCGGGGATGCCGGGTTCGAGCACGTGGTCGAAGGCCGAGATGCGGTCGGACGCGACCATCAGCAGCAACCCCTCGGGGGTCTCGTAGAGGTCGCGTACCTTGCCGGAGTGCAGGTGCTTCACCATTCCATCTTCCCAGCTCTTCATCGCGCGTCGACCAGCGGGAAAGTGTCGCGGCCGCGTGTCTTGACGCTTTCCTAACGCCGTGTGATAGTCCTAATCATGTTAGGAGAGCCGACCAGAGATAGAAGAACCGAACGTCATGAGGGAACGAAGGCGGAGATCCTCGACGCGGCGTGGGAGATCGCCCGTGCCAACGGTCTGGCCGGGCTGACGCTGCGGGACGTGGCTCGCAAGGTCGGGATGCGCCCGCCGTCGGTGTACTCCTATTTCGCGTCCAAGAACGCCATCTATGACGCCATGTACGCCCAGGGCTGCCGGGAGTTCCTCCGGCGGATGTCGCGGCTGGACGTCACCGGCGATCCCTTGCGCGATCTGACCACCGGCGCCCGGGTCTTCATCGAGTTCTGCGTCGAGGACCCGGCTCGCTACCAACTGATGTTCCAGCGGACGGTTCCGGGGTTCGAGCCGTCCGCCGAGTCCTATGCCCTGGCTCTCCAGGCGCTGGAGTCGACGCGGGTAGCACTGATGAGGATCGGCGTAACCTCCCCCGAAGCGCTCGACATGCTCACCGCGCTCAACACCGGGCTGGCCGACCAGCAGATCTCCAACGACCCCGGCGGTGATCGCTGGCTCAGGTTGATCGACGAGGCCATGGAGATGTTCCTCGCCCACATGGGCGACCGCATGCGAAAGCAGGTCCGATGATGCCTGACACCGCTATGGCGATCGAGTCCGTGCCGTTACTCGATCGAGCACGGGCCGCCGTGCTGGCGGAGGCCGAGTACGAGCGATTCGCCGACCTGGTCCGGTCACTGGACGACGACTGGACCAGACGGACCGACTGCCCGGCCTGGGACGTGCGTGCGATGGTCGCGCACGTCCTGGGTGCGATGGAGTCTCATGTCTCCCCGCGTGAGCTGGTCCACCAGCTCCGTGCGGGCGGCCGGGCGGCGGGCGACCGTCCGCTCATCGACGGCATCACCGAGGTGCAGGTCGCCGAGCGCGCCCATCTCAGCACGTCCCGGCTCGTCGAACGGCTCACCGCGACGGCGCCCCGCGCCGCCCGTGCCCGGCGCAGGCTTCCGGCGCCGCTGCGCCGGATACCGCTCAAGCAGGACGTCGGGGGCGTGATGGAAACCTGGACGATGGGCTACCTGTACGACGTCATCTACACGCGCGACACGTGGATGCACCGCATCGACATCGCCCGGGCGACGGGCCGCCCCCTCGTGCTCACGGCGGACCATGACGGCCGGGTCGTGGCGGATGTGGCCGCCGAATGGGCGCGGCGGCACGGCCGGCCGTTCCGGCTCCACCTCACCGGGCCCGCGGGAGGCACCTATGTCGCCGGCGACGGCGAGGAGATCACCCTGGACGCCGTCGAGTTCTGCCGGATCCTCTCCGGACGGGGCAGCGGAACCGGGCTGCTCGCCCAGCCCGTGCCGTTCTGACA is a window of Microbispora sp. NBC_01189 DNA encoding:
- the murA gene encoding UDP-N-acetylglucosamine 1-carboxyvinyltransferase, which codes for MVSYRVRGGNVLRGTAFIQGAKNAVLPMIGAALLAAEGRTVLRNVPVIEDVRRAVELAESIGAKVEFHESERTLVIDASRLTSPVLPAEIARRFRGSVLFVPALLHRLGEAIIEGIGGCNLGSRNLDFHYLGYKRLGAMVDEGESVIHIKAGGLLGAPLYLDTPSHTGTENLIMAASLARGTTVIENAALEPEVLDVITMLSRMGARIRGGGTGFITVEGVDELTAVEHTVMPDRLDAGVFAMAAAITGGEVSLVGASLEHLGVVRWKLEQMGVEFEEHGAVLQVRRDRPLRPINVITDTYPGFATDLQSPLMTVACLAEGSSYIHERIFDGRFALAGELNKMGANVEVEGSRAVVHGPTPLRGAGVTAHDLRSGIALVLAGLAAEGETSIGTGYLIDRGHGALAQRMQALGADVVREISTSDGD
- a CDS encoding phosphoribosylaminoimidazolesuccinocarboxamide synthase translates to MVKHLHSGKVRDLYETPEGLLLMVASDRISAFDHVLEPGIPDKGEILTRLSLWWFEQLKDVVPNHVVSADVPAEFAGRGVLCRKLRMVPVECVARGYLTGSGLTDYRREGVVSGVRLPDGLTDGSRLPEPIFTPSTKAPMGEHDEPMTFEQVVAEVGADVAGRLRDITLGVYRRGAEIALERGIILADTKIELGWDSDGTLTLGDEVLTPDSSRFWPLGQWEPGRSQTSFDKQFVRDWLLSPASGWDRASGEAPPPLPDEIVERTRGRYVEAYERLTGERFRA
- a CDS encoding TetR/AcrR family transcriptional regulator, which gives rise to MLGEPTRDRRTERHEGTKAEILDAAWEIARANGLAGLTLRDVARKVGMRPPSVYSYFASKNAIYDAMYAQGCREFLRRMSRLDVTGDPLRDLTTGARVFIEFCVEDPARYQLMFQRTVPGFEPSAESYALALQALESTRVALMRIGVTSPEALDMLTALNTGLADQQISNDPGGDRWLRLIDEAMEMFLAHMGDRMRKQVR
- a CDS encoding maleylpyruvate isomerase family mycothiol-dependent enzyme, with the translated sequence MAIESVPLLDRARAAVLAEAEYERFADLVRSLDDDWTRRTDCPAWDVRAMVAHVLGAMESHVSPRELVHQLRAGGRAAGDRPLIDGITEVQVAERAHLSTSRLVERLTATAPRAARARRRLPAPLRRIPLKQDVGGVMETWTMGYLYDVIYTRDTWMHRIDIARATGRPLVLTADHDGRVVADVAAEWARRHGRPFRLHLTGPAGGTYVAGDGEEITLDAVEFCRILSGRGSGTGLLAQPVPF